The genomic region CGTCGCCGATTTTGATATCTGCTAGATCCTCGGGCGCGATCGGCGTGGTTAAAATTTTCTTACTCATAGCGCGAACTCCTTGTGCGATTTTACGGCAAAATTTAGCTGCTCGTCCCAGACGATGTGGCCTTTGCGGTGCGACCAGCAGCCCACGTTTACGGCGACGGCGATGACGCTTGGGTGGCGGGCGCAGTTTTCGATATGCACGCCCATCACGGAGCTCGCGCCGCTCATGCCTTGCGGACCCAGGCCGATTTTATTTATGCCCTCTTCGAGCAGCTTTTCGGTTAGAGCCGCGCGGTCGTTTGGATTGCGCGAGCCAAGCGGCCTCATCAGTGCTTTTTTGGATAGCAAGGACGCCACGTCGATCGAGGTGCCCACGCCAACGCCCACTAATAGCGGCGGACAGGCGTTTATGCCGTAGCTGGTCATTATATCCATCACAAATTTCACGACTCCCTCGTAGCCCATGCCGGGCATTAGCACGGTCGCCTTGCCAGGCAGGCTACAGCCGCCGCCCGCCATATAGGTGTGG from Campylobacter concisus harbors:
- a CDS encoding fumarate hydratase, with the translated sequence HTYMAGGGCSLPGKATVLMPGMGYEGVVKFVMDIMTSYGINACPPLLVGVGVGTSIDVASLLSKKALMRPLGSRNPNDRAALTEKLLEEGINKIGLGPQGMSGASSVMGVHIENCARHPSVIAVAVNVGCWSHRKGHIVWDEQLNFAVKSHKEFAL